In Chanodichthys erythropterus isolate Z2021 chromosome 9, ASM2448905v1, whole genome shotgun sequence, a genomic segment contains:
- the si:dkey-91m11.5 gene encoding PH_BCR_vertebrate and RhoGAP_Bcr domain-containing protein isoform X3 encodes MQPDVASYTDDSLSSPRLHPKGRSIRETSGSLESTKSSELDVEKGLEMRKWVLSGILASEEAYLSHLEALLLPMKPLKAAATTSQPMLTLQQIETIFFKVPELHEIHKDFYDGLLPRVQQWSHHQCVGDLFQKLASQLGVYRAFVDNYKVAVETAEKCCQANSQFAEISENLKVKSAKEGKDQNAKNSLETLLYKPVDRVTRSTLVLHDLLKHTPSSHPDHPLLQDALRISQNFLSSINEEITPRRQSMTVKKGENRQLLRDQFMVEVVEGARKLRHVFLFTDLLLCAKLKKQTGGKGQQYDCKWYIPLADVTFQTIDESESSPVPQIPEEEIDCLKVRISQIKNEIQREKRVCKGGKVLDRLRKKLCEQESLLLLMSPCMAFRVSNRNGKGYTFLISSDYEREEWREIIREQQKKCFKSFSLTSLELQMLTNSCVKLQTVHSVPLTINKEDDESTGLYGFLNVIVHSATGLKQSLNLYCTLEVDSFGYFVNKAKTRVYRDTTEPNWNEEFEIELEGSQTLRLLCYSKVKQCRDDGENMDRIMAKGQIQLDPQSLQGKDWQRTVISMNGIEVKLSMRFTSREFSLKRMPSRKQSGVFGVKIGAVTKREHSKVPLIVRQCVEEIERRGMEEVGIYRVSGVATDIQALKAAFDANNKDVSVMMSEMDVNAIAGTLKLYFRELPEPLFTDELYANFTEGIALSDSVAKESCMLNLLLSLPEPNLLTFLFLLDHLKRVAENESFNKMSFHNLATVFGPTLLRPSEKDSKIPANPTQPISMSDSWSLEVMSQVQVLLYFLQLETIPTPDSKRQSMLFSTEV; translated from the exons ATGCAGCCTGATGTTGCATCTTACACGGATGACTCCCTCTCCTCTCCGCGCCTTCACCCGAAAGGTCGGAGCATTAGAGAGACCTCAGGGTCCCTGGAGTCCACTAAATCA TCGGAGCTGGATGTTGAAAaagggctggagatgaggaaaTGGGTCTTATCAGGAATTCTGGCTAGTGAGGAGGCCTATCTCAGCCACTTGGAGGCGCTCTTACTG CCTATGAAGCCCCTGAAAGCTGCTGCCACCACTTCACAGCCCATGTTAACCCTCCAGCAGATAGAAACCATTTTCTTCAAAGTGCCTGAGCTCCATGAGATCCACAAGGACTTTTATGATGGCCTTTTACCCAGAGTGCAGCAGTGGAGCCACCATCAATGTGTGGGTGACCTTTTCCAGAAACTG GCCAGCCAGCTCGGCGTGTACAGGGCTTTTGTGGACAACTATAAGGTTGCCGTGGAAACTGCCGAAAAGTGTTGTCAAGCCAATTCTCAGTTTGCTGAGATTTCAGAG AATCTGAAAGTCAAGAGTGCTAAAGAGGGTAAAGATCAGAATGCCAAGAACTCTTTGGAAA CTCTGCTGTATAAACCAGTGGATCGCGTCACTCGCAGCACCCTAGTGCTCCAT GACCTGCTGAAGCACACCCCATCCAGTCATCCAGATCACCCTCTCCTGCAGGACGCCCTCCGCATTTCCCAGAACTTCCTGTCCAGCATTAATGAGGAGATCACACCCCGTCGTCAGTCTATGACAGTAAAGAAAGGAGAG AATCGGCAGCTTCTCAGAGACCAGTTTATGGTGGAGGTAGTAGAAGGGGCACGGAAACTTCGACATGTCTTCCTCTTTACCGACCTGCTGCTCTGCGCCAAATTGAAGAAACAAACTGGAGG GAAGGGACAGCAGTATGACTGTAAGTGGTATATCCCGCTAGCTGATGTCACCTTTCAGACCATTGATGAATCGGAGTCCTCACCGGTCCCCCAGATACCGGAGGAAGAGATAGATTGTTTGAAGGTCAGGATCTCCCAGATCAAGAACGAGATCCAGAGAGAAAAG AGAGTGTGTAAAGGAGGTAAAGTCCTTGATCGCCTCAGGAAGAAACTGTGTGAACAGGAATCGCTGCTGCTGCTCATGTCTCCATGCATGGCCTTCAGAGTCAGTAACAGGAATGGCAAG GGCTATACATTCCTTATTTCGTCTGATTACGAACGCGAAGAGTGGAGGGAGATCATTCGGGAGCAGCAGAAAAAGT GTTTCAAGAGTTTTTCTTTAACTTCGCTGGAGTTGCAGATGCTCACCAACTCCTGCGTGAAGCTACAGACGGTTCACAGTGTTCCTCTGACAATCAATAAAGAAG ATGATGAATCCACGGGGCTGTATGGCTTCCTGAATGTGATTGTCCATTCTGCGACAGGGCTGAAACAGAGCTTGA ATCTGTACTGTACGCTAGAAGTGGACTCTTTCGGCTACTTTGTGAACAAAGCAAAGACTCGTGTGTACAGAGACACCACAGAGCCAAATTGGAATGAG GAGTTTGAGATTGAGCTGGAGGGCTCTCAGACCCTCAGACTGCTATGTTACAGTAAGGTCAAACAGTGCAGGGATGATGGGGAGAACATGGATCGCATCATGGCCAAAGGACAGATTCAG CTGGATCCTCAATCGCTGCAGGGTAAAGACTGGCAGAGGACAGTAATCAGCATGAATGGG ATTGAGGTCAAGCTGTCTATGCGGTTTACCAGCAGAGAGTTCAGTCTGAAGAGGATGCCCTCCAGGAAACAGTCCGGAGTGTTTGGGGTCAAAATCGGGGCTGTCACGAA ACGGGAGCACTCCAAAGTGCCTCTCATTGTGAGACAGTGCGTAGAAGAGATTGAGCGCAGAGGGATGGAGGAAGTGGGCATCTATCGTGTCTCTGGTGTGGCCACAGACATCCAGGCCCTGAAAGCTGCATTTGATGCCA ACAATAAAGATGTTTCAGTTATGATGAGCGAGATGGACGTGAACGCCATTGCTGGAACACTGAAGCTTTACTTCCGAGAGCTTCCTGAGCCCCTCTTCACCGATGAACTCTATGCAAATTTCACTGAAGGCATTG cGTTGTCAGACAGTGTAGCAAAAGAAAGCTGTATGCTCAACTTGTTGCTCTCACTACCTGAACCTAACCTGCTGACCTTCCTGTTTCTGCTGGACCATCTGAAAAG GGTTGCTGAGAATGAGAGCTTCAACAAGATGTCCTTCCACAATCTCGCCACAGTGTTCGGGCCAACCCTTCTCCGCCCCTCTGAGAAGGACAGTAAAATTCCAGCCAATCCCACACAGCCCATCTCTATGAGTGACAGCTGGTCTCTTGAGGTTATGTCTCAG GTCCAGGTATTACTGTACTTCCTGCAGCTGGAGACGATCCCTACTCCAGATAGTAAACGTCAGAGCATGCTCTTCTCCACAGAGGTTTGA
- the si:dkey-91m11.5 gene encoding PH_BCR_vertebrate and RhoGAP_Bcr domain-containing protein isoform X2, with the protein MFDMKINYHSRIWDIPFSGTPPPAYVYDGDRGEDQRMQPDVASYTDDSLSSPRLHPKGRSIRETSGSLESTKSSELDVEKGLEMRKWVLSGILASEEAYLSHLEALLLPMKPLKAAATTSQPMLTLQQIETIFFKVPELHEIHKDFYDGLLPRVQQWSHHQCVGDLFQKLASQLGVYRAFVDNYKVAVETAEKCCQANSQFAEISENLKVKSAKEGKDQNAKNSLETLLYKPVDRVTRSTLVLHDLLKHTPSSHPDHPLLQDALRISQNFLSSINEEITPRRQSMTVKKGENRQLLRDQFMVEVVEGARKLRHVFLFTDLLLCAKLKKQTGGKGQQYDCKWYIPLADVTFQTIDESESSPVPQIPEEEIDCLKVRISQIKNEIQREKRVCKGGKVLDRLRKKLCEQESLLLLMSPCMAFRVSNRNGKGYTFLISSDYEREEWREIIREQQKKCFKSFSLTSLELQMLTNSCVKLQTVHSVPLTINKEDDESTGLYGFLNVIVHSATGLKQSLNLYCTLEVDSFGYFVNKAKTRVYRDTTEPNWNEEFEIELEGSQTLRLLCYSKVKQCRDDGENMDRIMAKGQIQLDPQSLQGKDWQRTVISMNGIEVKLSMRFTSREFSLKRMPSRKQSGVFGVKIGAVTKREHSKVPLIVRQCVEEIERRGMEEVGIYRVSGVATDIQALKAAFDANNKDVSVMMSEMDVNAIAGTLKLYFRELPEPLFTDELYANFTEGIALSDSVAKESCMLNLLLSLPEPNLLTFLFLLDHLKRVAENESFNKMSFHNLATVFGPTLLRPSEKDSKIPANPTQPISMSDSWSLEVMSQVQVLLYFLQLETIPTPDSKRQSMLFSTEV; encoded by the exons ACATCCCGTTTAGCGGGACCCCGCCTCCAGCATACGTTTATGATGGCGATCGAGGGGAGGACCAGCGTATGCAGCCTGATGTTGCATCTTACACGGATGACTCCCTCTCCTCTCCGCGCCTTCACCCGAAAGGTCGGAGCATTAGAGAGACCTCAGGGTCCCTGGAGTCCACTAAATCA TCGGAGCTGGATGTTGAAAaagggctggagatgaggaaaTGGGTCTTATCAGGAATTCTGGCTAGTGAGGAGGCCTATCTCAGCCACTTGGAGGCGCTCTTACTG CCTATGAAGCCCCTGAAAGCTGCTGCCACCACTTCACAGCCCATGTTAACCCTCCAGCAGATAGAAACCATTTTCTTCAAAGTGCCTGAGCTCCATGAGATCCACAAGGACTTTTATGATGGCCTTTTACCCAGAGTGCAGCAGTGGAGCCACCATCAATGTGTGGGTGACCTTTTCCAGAAACTG GCCAGCCAGCTCGGCGTGTACAGGGCTTTTGTGGACAACTATAAGGTTGCCGTGGAAACTGCCGAAAAGTGTTGTCAAGCCAATTCTCAGTTTGCTGAGATTTCAGAG AATCTGAAAGTCAAGAGTGCTAAAGAGGGTAAAGATCAGAATGCCAAGAACTCTTTGGAAA CTCTGCTGTATAAACCAGTGGATCGCGTCACTCGCAGCACCCTAGTGCTCCAT GACCTGCTGAAGCACACCCCATCCAGTCATCCAGATCACCCTCTCCTGCAGGACGCCCTCCGCATTTCCCAGAACTTCCTGTCCAGCATTAATGAGGAGATCACACCCCGTCGTCAGTCTATGACAGTAAAGAAAGGAGAG AATCGGCAGCTTCTCAGAGACCAGTTTATGGTGGAGGTAGTAGAAGGGGCACGGAAACTTCGACATGTCTTCCTCTTTACCGACCTGCTGCTCTGCGCCAAATTGAAGAAACAAACTGGAGG GAAGGGACAGCAGTATGACTGTAAGTGGTATATCCCGCTAGCTGATGTCACCTTTCAGACCATTGATGAATCGGAGTCCTCACCGGTCCCCCAGATACCGGAGGAAGAGATAGATTGTTTGAAGGTCAGGATCTCCCAGATCAAGAACGAGATCCAGAGAGAAAAG AGAGTGTGTAAAGGAGGTAAAGTCCTTGATCGCCTCAGGAAGAAACTGTGTGAACAGGAATCGCTGCTGCTGCTCATGTCTCCATGCATGGCCTTCAGAGTCAGTAACAGGAATGGCAAG GGCTATACATTCCTTATTTCGTCTGATTACGAACGCGAAGAGTGGAGGGAGATCATTCGGGAGCAGCAGAAAAAGT GTTTCAAGAGTTTTTCTTTAACTTCGCTGGAGTTGCAGATGCTCACCAACTCCTGCGTGAAGCTACAGACGGTTCACAGTGTTCCTCTGACAATCAATAAAGAAG ATGATGAATCCACGGGGCTGTATGGCTTCCTGAATGTGATTGTCCATTCTGCGACAGGGCTGAAACAGAGCTTGA ATCTGTACTGTACGCTAGAAGTGGACTCTTTCGGCTACTTTGTGAACAAAGCAAAGACTCGTGTGTACAGAGACACCACAGAGCCAAATTGGAATGAG GAGTTTGAGATTGAGCTGGAGGGCTCTCAGACCCTCAGACTGCTATGTTACAGTAAGGTCAAACAGTGCAGGGATGATGGGGAGAACATGGATCGCATCATGGCCAAAGGACAGATTCAG CTGGATCCTCAATCGCTGCAGGGTAAAGACTGGCAGAGGACAGTAATCAGCATGAATGGG ATTGAGGTCAAGCTGTCTATGCGGTTTACCAGCAGAGAGTTCAGTCTGAAGAGGATGCCCTCCAGGAAACAGTCCGGAGTGTTTGGGGTCAAAATCGGGGCTGTCACGAA ACGGGAGCACTCCAAAGTGCCTCTCATTGTGAGACAGTGCGTAGAAGAGATTGAGCGCAGAGGGATGGAGGAAGTGGGCATCTATCGTGTCTCTGGTGTGGCCACAGACATCCAGGCCCTGAAAGCTGCATTTGATGCCA ACAATAAAGATGTTTCAGTTATGATGAGCGAGATGGACGTGAACGCCATTGCTGGAACACTGAAGCTTTACTTCCGAGAGCTTCCTGAGCCCCTCTTCACCGATGAACTCTATGCAAATTTCACTGAAGGCATTG cGTTGTCAGACAGTGTAGCAAAAGAAAGCTGTATGCTCAACTTGTTGCTCTCACTACCTGAACCTAACCTGCTGACCTTCCTGTTTCTGCTGGACCATCTGAAAAG GGTTGCTGAGAATGAGAGCTTCAACAAGATGTCCTTCCACAATCTCGCCACAGTGTTCGGGCCAACCCTTCTCCGCCCCTCTGAGAAGGACAGTAAAATTCCAGCCAATCCCACACAGCCCATCTCTATGAGTGACAGCTGGTCTCTTGAGGTTATGTCTCAG GTCCAGGTATTACTGTACTTCCTGCAGCTGGAGACGATCCCTACTCCAGATAGTAAACGTCAGAGCATGCTCTTCTCCACAGAGGTTTGA